One part of the Malus sylvestris chromosome 2, drMalSylv7.2, whole genome shotgun sequence genome encodes these proteins:
- the LOC126600038 gene encoding uncharacterized protein LOC126600038, translated as MSPTEWWIMYGTDAPTVRKLAIKVLSQTASSSACERNWSTFALIHTKQRNKLAHSSLEKLVYCYYNMKLQIRDKEAEIDHVDRGDPLDVFDIVGEDDDTEGNQLFQWIRPLHLDDDEGNPAPRVAEEARNEGINVERVLEEEVGSSSADSFEELLHPMPSNTGIPPFSNPTQPQHRADTNDSSSTRSGDSPTTGGGNDEGNSGAGGSGAGGSGGGYGNYYGPPPPGYMSPFTGEANFTHAIQDDDHGSRRAGPGIGAIGKDYTRRERGKGILSSQEDDSLSRTSDSFGLGSSNYGYTHNQPFPYPSYPIPVGMESSDSWNQSQPQSSNDFSYGQPQPISDPYGWHINNYMQNYFGDLSFDNYSSQYTHSTHRDDEDSDKFEPHRNSMWY; from the exons atgtctccta ctgaatggtggatcatgtatgggaccgatgcaccaactgtgagaaagttagcaataaaagtattatcacaaacagcttcctcatcagcttgtgaaagaaattggagcacatttgcactcatccatacaaagcaaagaaataagttggctcatagtagcttggaaaaattagtttattgctactacaacatgaagcttcaaattcgagataaggaagcagaaatcgatcatgtcgaccgtggtgacccactagatgtgtttgatattgttggtgaagatgatgatacggagggtaaccaactttttcaatggattagacctcttcatttagatgatgatgaaggcaacccagctcccagagttgctgaagaagcacgtaatgaagggataaatgtagaaagagtattagaggaggaggtgggatctagcagcgctgactctttcgAAGAACTTTTGCACCCAATGCCAagcaacactggaattccacctttttccaatcctacacaaccacaacatcgtgctgatactaatgatagctctagtacaagatcaggagactcacctaccacaggaggtgggaatgatgaaggaaatagtggagctggaggtagtggagctggaggtagtggtggtggatatggaaactattatggaccaccacctcccggatatatgagccccttcactggtgaggcaaacttcacgcatgcaatacaagatgatgaccatggcagtaggcgggcaggaccaggaattggtgccatagggaaggactatactcgcagagaaagaggcaaagggattttgtcaagtcaagaagatgactcgttatctagaacttcagactcttttggattgggaagtagtaactatggttatactcataaccaaccatttccctacccttcatatcccattcctgttgggatggaatcgagcgactcatggaatcaatcccagcctcaatcttcaaatgatttttcttatggacaacctcaaccaatctcggatccatatgggtggcatattaacaattacatgcaaaactattttggggatttatcatttgataactactcttcacaatacactcattctacacatagagatgatgaagatagtgacaaatttgaacctcataggaactctatgtggtactaa
- the LOC126610020 gene encoding pre-rRNA-processing protein esf1-like, producing MGKNKKNKIKNKLKESKGDDENIIADPRFSSVHWDPRFQNVPKHKAKVEIDSRFDRMFTDKRFSSSSAPLDKRGKPKKLEEGNSLRQYYRMEEDDDGDKVKSKVEEEDKAKSKEEKEKEEEEEESEEVEESEDDVASGGSETATDTDTDTDDGYEDEEVVLEDGAPGIEAEDIAEIEKETHRLAIVNLDWRHVKAVDLYAVLRSFLPKGGEMKSVTVYPSEFGLQRMKEEELHGPVGLFDDENEKSDEDDDADDDDEELIAQKMRAYEKSRLRYYFAVVECDSIATADYLYKNCDGVEFERSSNKLDLRFIPDSMEFKHPPRDVATEVPASYGGLDFQTQALQHSKIDISWDEDEPGRKTLKRKFTDDQLSELELKEYLASDESESDEEENDDAAEDKTDKKSKKRDMYRALLLSGDGDGEGGEGDEDASEGDGEDNDQDMEITFNTGLEDISKRILEKKDKGSETVWESYLRKRREKRKNRKNKSKDSSEDESSDSDHEAADGPDDFFMEEPSVEKTKKGSQGKSKKDKKQQLDDKEAEASRNELELLLADDNGADAGPKGYNLKRKKTKGKKGKEALEEDKIPTADFEDPRFSALFTSSRFALDPTDPQFKRSAAYARQVALRQSKADREVPEKEVKSDVSPSKMEKSSLIKSIKMKAQPLQGKMPKKEENLQSKGKKEKKDKQEDPSLAHPAKKQKRTKG from the exons ATGgggaagaacaagaaaaacaagataAAGAACAAGCTCAAAGAATCCAAGGGCGACGATGAGAACATCATCGCCGATCCTCGGTTTTCGTCCGTGCACTGGGACCCAAGGTTCCAGAACGTTCCCAAGCACAAGGCGAAAGTCGAGATCGACTCGCGGTTCGACCGGATGTTCACGGACAAGCGATTCAGCTCGTCGTCGGCGCCGCTGGACAAGCGAGGCAAGCCGAAGAAGCTCGAGGAGGGCAACTCGCTGCGGCAGTACTACAGGATGGAGGAGGACGACGACGGAGATAAGGTCAAGTCCAAAGTGGAAGAGGAGGATAAGGCCAAATCGaaagaggaaaaggaaaaggaagaggaggaggaagagagtgaggagGTGGAGGAATCGGAAGACGACGTGGCCAGTGGTGGCTCGGAGACGGCGACGGATACAGATACCGACACCGATGACGGATATGAAGATGAGGAGGTTGTTTTGGAGGACGGCGCGCCTGGAATTGag GCGGAAGATATAGCGGAAATTGAGAAGGAGACTCACAGACTTGCAATTGTTAATCTGGATTGGAGGCATGTGAAG GCTGTTGACTTGTATGCAGTGTTGAGGTCATTTCTTCCGAAAGGTGGAGAAATGAAGTCTGTAACTGTCTATCCGTCTGAGTTTGGACTCCAGCGTATGAAAGAGGAAGAACTTCATGGTCCTGTTGGCTTATTTGATGACGAAAATGAGAaaagtgatgaagatgatgacgcCGACGATGATGATGAGGAGCTTATTGCTCAGAAAATGCGGGCTTATGAGAAAAGCAGGCTAAG GTATTATTTTGCTGTTGTTGAATGTGACTCAATTGCCACAGCGGATTACCTGTACAAAAATTGTGATGGAGTTGAGTTTGAAAGATCATCGAATAAACTTGATTTAAGGTTCATCCCTGACTCGATGGAGTTTAAACACCCACCCCGTGATGTGGCGACAGAG GTACCTGCAAGCTACGGGGGTTTGGATTTCCAGACTCAAGCTCTGCAACATAGTAAAATTGATATTTCTTGGGATGAGGATGAGCCTGGACGCAAGACCTTGAAACGGAAATTCACTGATGATCAG CTTTCTGAATTGGAACTGAAGGAGTATTTGGCTTCTGATGAGAGTGAAAGTGATGAGGAGGAGAATGATGATGCTGCAGAGGACAAGACTGATAAAAAGAGTAAAAAACGAGATATGTACCGTGCTTTACTCCTGTCTGGAGATGGAGATGgagaaggaggagaaggagatGAAGATGCATCAGAAGGAGACGGTGAAGACAATGACCAGGATATGGAGATCACTTTTAATACTGGCTTAGAGGATATAAGCAAGCGCATCCTAGAAAAGAAAGATAAGGGATCAGAAACAGTTTGGGAGTCCTATCTCAGAAAAAGACGTGAGAAAAGGAAGAATAGGAAAAATAAATCGAAGGACTCATCAGAGGATGAGAGTAGTGACAGTGATCATGAGGCAGCAGATGGACCAGATGATTTCTTTATGGAAGAGCCTTCAGTCGAAAAAACTAAAAAAGGATCTCAAGGTAAAagtaaaaaagataaaaagcaaCAGCTAGATGATAAGGAAGCAGAAGCAAGCAGAAATGAGCTCGAGCTATTACTTGCTGATGACAACGGAGCAGATGCAGGGCCTAAGGGCTACAATTTGAAACGTAAAAAGACCAAGGGAAAGAAGGGTAAAGAGGCTCTAGAAGAGGACAAAATACCAACCGCTGATTTCGAAGATCCACGGTTTTCGGCACTCTTCACCTCATCTCGCTTTGCTCTGGATCCGACAGATCCGCAGTTCAAAAG GAGTGCCGCTTATGCTCGGCAGGTAGCACTGAGACAGTCAAAGGCAGACCGAGAAGTGCCAGAAAAGGAAGTGAAATCCGATGTTTCACCGTCAAAGATGGAGAAATCATCGTTAATAAAATCGATCAAGATGAAAGCCCAGCCCTTACAAGGTAAGATgccaaagaaagaagaaaatttgCAGTCCAAagggaagaaggaaaagaaagataaGCAGGAGGACCCAAGCTTGGCTCATCCGGCGAAGAAACAGAAAAGGACCAAAGGTTAA
- the LOC126584455 gene encoding peroxidase 64: MAFNLAFLSSIFIILSVFSAVTNALSSNYYDKSCPNVDQIVSNAIKQATSNDRTVPAALLRMHFHDCFIRGCDASVLLNSKGGNKAEKDGPPNISLHAFYVIDNAKKQVEASCPGVVSCADILALAARDAVVQSGGPNWAVPKGRKDGRTSKASETVQLPAPTFNISQLQQSFSQRGLSLNDLVALSGGHTLGFSHCSSFQNRIHSFNATHDVDPTLNPSFAANLKNTCPIKNRPKNAGATMDPSTTTFDNTYFKLILQGKSLFSSDQALLSFPKTKGLVTKFASSKQAFLDAFVNSMIKMSSINGGQEIRKDCRVVN, encoded by the exons ATGGCTTTCAATCTAGCATTCTTGAGCTCAATCTTCATCATCCTTTCGGTATTTTCTGCAGTGACTAACGCGTTGAGCTCGAATTACTACGATAAGAGCTGTCCCAATGTCGATCAAATCGTTTCTAATGCCATCAAGCAGGCGACATCCAACGACAGAACTGTCCCGGCTGCTCTACTCCGGATGCACTTCCACGACTGCTTCATTAGG GGCTGTGATGCATCTGTGCTGTTGAACTCCAAGGGAGGCAACAAAGCTGAGAAAGATGGGCCACCAAATATTTCTCTGCATGCGTTTTATGTCATTGACAATGCAAAGAAACAAGTGGAGGCTTCTTGCCCTGGTGTCGTTTCATGTGCTGATATCTTGGCTTTGGCAGCAAGGGATGCTGTTGTGCAA TCCGGAGGTCCGAACTGGGCTGTGCCGAAAGGACGAAAGGATGGAAGAACATCGAAGGCTAGCGAGACCGTGCAGCTGCCGGCTCCAACCTTCAACATATCTCAACTGCAGCAGAGCTTCTCACAGAGAGGTCTGTCCTTGAACGACCTGGTGGCTCTTTCAG GAGGGCACACTCTAGGGTTCTCCCACTGCTCATCGTTCCAAAACAGAATCCACAGCTTCAACGCCACACACGACGTTGATCCAACACTGAACCCGTCCTTTGCTGCAAATTTGAAGAATACGTGTCCCATCAAGAACAGGCCAAAGAATGCCGGTGCCACCATGGATCCTTCTACAACCACCTTTGATAATACATACTTCAAGTTGATCCTCCAAGGGAAGAGCTTGTTTTCTTCGGATCAAGCTCTGCTCAGTTTTCCGAAGACTAAAGGTTTGGTTACTAAGTTTGCCTCCTCAAAACAAGCGTTCTTAGACGCTTTCGTGAATTCTATGATAAAGATGAGCAGCATTAATGGTGGGCAAGAGATCAGGAAGGACTGCAGGGTAGTAAATTAA
- the LOC126600906 gene encoding uncharacterized protein LOC126600906, which yields MTTVSRHRFGDDSDEPAFSISIIENVKEEYGCLAELHENVLNNMRRMLDLNKLKCNVMGLTWGAWDASTFSLHPKFILGADITLGHRLIEFLTVKWGLKCAKLLDVFSFMPSSKLAL from the exons ATGACGACGGTGTCGCGTCATCGTTTCGGGGACGACTCGGACGAGCCGGCCTTCTCCATCTCCATCATCGAGAACGTGAAGGAAGAGTACGGGTGCTTAGCTGAGCT CCATGAGAAC GTGCTGAACAACATGAGAAGAATGCTTGACCTTAATAAACTCAAGTGCAAT GTAATGGGATTGACATGGGGAGCTTGGGATGCATCCACATTCAGTTTACACCCGAAATTTATTCTTGGCGCTGAT ATAACGCT TGGGCATCGTCTTATTGAATTCTTGACGGTCAAATGGGGATTGAAGTGCGCGAAGCTTCTTGATGTCTTTTCGTTTATGCCATCCTCCAAG CTTGCATTGTAA
- the LOC126613837 gene encoding uncharacterized protein LOC126613837: MAFAHYPTSIRLQASKHPKTSILKPPPPSPSFSSLPLPLKPRNLSLFSRPRIPGHKGNYTSPPSAQAEPQGPQVSSAADAFTNFKHLLLPITDGNPYLSEGTRQAIATVAALAKKYGSDITVVVIDDQQKESLPEHETQLSTIRWHLSEGGFQEYKLLERLGEGNKPTAIIGEVADDLNLDLVVISMEAIHSKHIDANLLAEFIPCPVILLPL; this comes from the exons ATGGCATTTGCTCACTACCCAACATCCATTCGCCTCCAAGCCTCAAAGCACCCAAAGACTTCGATTCTGAAACCaccacctccttctccttccttttccTCCCTTCCTCTTCCCCTCAAACCTCGGAACCTCTCCTTATTTTCAAGGCCCCGAATTCCGGGGCATAAGGGTAATTACACTTCTCCGCCGTCGGCGCAGGCGGAGCCGCAGGGGCCTCAGGTGAGTTCAGCTGCGGACGCCTTCACTAACTTCAAGCATCTGCTGCTGCCCATCACCGACGGGAACCCATATCTCTCCGAGGGCACAAGACAG gcCATAGCTACGGTTGCTGCTTTGGCGAAGAAGTATGGGTCTGACATTACGGTTGTGG TGATCGATGATCAGCAGAAGGAGTCGTTGCCGGAACACGAAACCCAGCTTTCGACTATCCGTTGGCATCTCTCCGAAG GTGGGTTCCAAGAATACAAGCTGTTAGAGCGACTCGGGGAAGGGAACAAGCCGACAGCCATCATCGGCGAGGTTGCTGATGACCTGAATTTGGATTTAGTTGTTATAAGCATGGAAGCTATTCACTCCAAGCATATCGATGCAAACCTGCTTGCTGAGTTCATTCCTTGCCCTGTCATCCTTTTGCCGTTATAA
- the LOC126600915 gene encoding aquaporin PIP2-7-like — MSKDYVEPPLVPLLDMEELKSWPFFRAVIAEFVATLLFLYVTVATVIGHKKQANQCDGVGLLGISLAFGGMIFVLWIFWVGPFIGALLAAAYHQHVPRASATKGLGSFRSNPAT, encoded by the exons atgtCCAAGGACTACGTAGAGCCACCACTGGTTCCTCTCTTGGACATGGAAGAGCTCAAAAGCTGGCCGTTCTTCAGAGCTGTGATAGCAGAGTTTGTTGCCACGCTTCTCTTCCTCTACGTCACAGTTGCCACGGTCATCGGTCACAAGAAGCAAGCAAACCAGTGCGACGGCGTCGGCCTTCTTGGCATTTCTTTGGCCTTCGGCGGTATGATCTTCGTCCTG TGGATATTTTGGGTTGGGCCATTTATTGGAGCTCTGTTAGCAGCTGCCTATCACCAGCATGTTCCAAGGGCATCAGCTACTAAAGGCTTGGGATCTTTCCGCAGTAACCCCGCCACCTAA
- the LOC126600456 gene encoding la-related protein 1C-like: MAAINAANKGSNTETAPSATVQSPRNVGKSVSSPTQSRRATRAVSSPWTQIVRGESEPIAAVASSPSAAVTEPVVAAAAPPSLPSSSSVNQTQSNSSSQSNSSSPPPVEESVGEGSENGNAGKRPAWNKPSNGAVEVGSVMGAVSWPALSESARASTKSSSESPKGVSEPSLLSISVSQGTGTTPTSSPKQGNPSTPNHTGPTRQKSMKRNNSNASSNGGAPLHQSSAGQGVELPSNNPSPKEHTPRNAFGSQSHSNNDHPQQRNSFRNRNGGSHPRGEGSHHNYRRDQDRGNQDWNTHRNFNNRDNHMHSPRGVPRMMRPHQTPPPPPPNAAQFIHQPQMRAFGGPIGFDMQPHQLVYVTHAPHEPLVPFVAPLRHPMMFPAPDPHLHTKIINQIDYYFSNDNLIKDTYLRRNMDDQGWVRIKLIVGFKKVMSLTDNIQLILDAMRMSTVVEVQGDKIRRRNDWERWVMPAAEPPNASGSQTPGKAGPDMLSAHIQSIALDENTTNNNNVENNNQPQLSSGDGTGQFGVQAGADRSISARN; the protein is encoded by the exons ATGGCTGCGATTAACGCCGCGAACAAGGGTAGCAACACTGAAACGGCGCCGTCTGCGACCGTGCAGTCGCCGCGTAACGTCGGCAAGAGTGTCAGCAGCCCGACCCAATCGCGGCGCGCCACTAGGGCTGTCTCGTCTCCTTGGACTCAAATCGTTCGGGGCGAATCTGAGCCGATTGCGGCCGTTGCTTCGTCGCCATCGGCGGCTGTGACTGAGCCAGTTGTCGCCGCCGCGGCCCCTCCGTcccttccttcctcttcttcggTTAATCAGACTCAATCTAACTCGTCTTCTCAGTCGAATTCGTCTTCTCCTCCACCGGTGGAGGAATCGGTGGGTGAGGGCTCAGAGAACGGCAATGCGGGTAAGAGGCCAGCTTGGAACAAGCCTTCTAATGGGGCCGTTGAGGTTGGGTCTGTAATGGGAGCTGTGTCTTGGCCTGCCTTGTCTGAGTCGGCTCGGGCTTCTACCAAATCGTCTTCTGAATCTCCCAAAGGTGTATCAGAACCCTCGTTGTTGTCTATCTCCGTATCGCAG GGGACTGGAACCACACCTACCTCATCACCGAAACAAGGGAATCCTTCTACTCCAAACCATACTGGACCTACTCGCCAAAAATCGATGAAACGAAATAATTCAAATGCATCCTCTAATGGCGGTGCCCCCCTGCATCAATCATCTGCTGGTCAAGGTGTTGAACTGCCTTCAAATAACCCATCTCCCAAGGAGCATACCCCTAGGAATGCATTTGGTTCACAATCTCACAGCAATAATGATCATCCGCAGCAACGTAACTCCTTCAGGAACCGAAATGGTGGTTCACATCCTCGTGGAGAAGGTTCTCATCATAACTATAGGCGGGATCAGGACCGTGGAAATCAAGATTGGAACACTCATCGAAACTTTAACAATAGAGACAACCACATGCATTCTCCAAGAGGTGTTCCTAGGATGATGAGGCCTCACCAAACACCACCTCCACCACCTCCTAATGCTGCCCAATTTATTCACCAACCGCAGATGAGGGCTTTTGGTGGTCCTATAgggtttg ATATGCAACCTCATCAACTGGTATATGTTACACATGCACCACATGAACCACTTGTACCTTTTGTTGCACCTCTGAGACATCCCATGATGTTTCCTGCTCCAGATCCTCACCTGCATACTAAGATCATAAACCAGATAGATTATTATTTCAG TAATGACAATTTAATTAAAGATACATACTTGAGGCGGAACATGGATGACCAGGGATGGGTTCGTATTAAATTAATAGTAGGCTTCAAAAAA GTTATGAGTTTGACAGACAACATTCAGCTTATACTGGATGCTATGAGAATGTCAACTGTTGTGGAAGTACAG ggtgataaaataAGAAGGCGTAATGATTGGGAGAGATGGGTAATGCCAGCTGCTGAGCCTCCAAATGCCTCGGGCTCTCAAACCCCTGGAAAGGCCGGTCCGGATATGCTGTCAGCTCATATCCAAAGTATTGCACTGGACGAGAACACCACTAACAACAACAATGTTGAGAACAATAATCAGCCGCAGCTGTCAAGTGGTGATGGAACAGGTCAATTCGGTGTTCAAGCAGGTGCTGATCGCTCTATTTCAGCAAGAAATTAG